From Aegilops tauschii subsp. strangulata cultivar AL8/78 chromosome 5, Aet v6.0, whole genome shotgun sequence:
CGCTTCCATACAGAGGAGCACCAGAACAGCCGGCCTGATCCCAAAACTATAAATACCGGAGTGTACACCCCCGGTCAAAATTCAGTAGACTACTACGGAAGGGTACAAAATATATACGAGATTAAATTCCACCAGGGGCGCGAGACCCTAAGTCTGCCTGTGTTCAAATGTCGATGGTTCGATCCGCGGGAGGGGTAAAACATACGCCTTCCATTGGTTTGGTCGAAGTTAAACCATCAACCGTCTATGCCGGAGCCGATCTCTTCATTGCGGCTACCCAAGCTACACAAGTATATTATCTGCCTTACCCATGCCAGAAAGAGTACCTAAAGGGTTGGGAAGTTGTGTTCAAGGTGTCGCCACATGGTAAGCTACCGAACCCGAATGAAGACGATTACTACAACATTAACCCCATGACATACGAGGGAGTGTTCTATCAAGAGCaacctgatgatgatgatgtggttagaaacaatgacgctagaccattgggtgatgatgatgtggatcCAAACGACGACGATGCACGGAATGATGGTGAGAACATTGTCAATGAAAATGACATACTTATGCTAGAAAAGTTAAATGAAGACCCtgacgacgaggaagagcctccacctccgtcagacaacgaagatgatatgattgatagtgatgatgagacggaccaagaaagaggttacaacagtgatgattcatatggtttctagcagaTGTACGTGTCAAGTCTTTTTTTTCTATAGTTTAGGAATATACCTTTTATGCATTTTTATTAATGTGTTTATTATCATGCATTTTCCTTCATTTCATTAATTTACTAATTGCTTATTCTCTTTTCAATGCAGGTTCATGGAACATGGGCAAGGGGAAGGCCGACGGCGTGGGTTTCCTACGCAAGGTCGTTGGCCTGCCTAGTCGGAGTGGTCGAGCACGTAATCCTCCCCCCCCCCGGCTAATTGACGATGACTCCTCACAGGGAGGTCGAGCGAGAGGTGCCcctagaggaggagggggcggggggagAGCCCCTACAGGGCGAGGTGGTGGGGGGAGCCACTACAGGGGGTCGCGGCCAGAAAGAGCGCACCCTCACCGACTTAGGGGTGTTGTCTTCGAGGCCATCCTCTAGTGAGGTGCCCTCCTCtggtgaggaggaggacgaggcaggcgaggaggaggaggttcgggatggggccgaggaggaggtggaggaggaggaggaggatgaggaggaggttggggagggggaggcaggcgaggaggagggtggtggcggggatgatggtggtggcggggagggggttgacaacaaggggtggctgcgtggtaacgcaaagctaccaaagcaggttcctactactgaggagcagaagtggctcattgagcccacggggaaagagtaagtgccactttataataatttcattattttgcttgtcacatgctcattccggttgttatttattttgcttgtcacatgctaatAGTTCATTCTTTTGCAGCAACTGGATATATTCTAAAGGGGTCCGTATTCCCAACGGCCTCATCACCGTCTTGCTGAAGTTACACTGGCCGGGGTTGTACTGTCCGGATCTAGTCAGGCACCCGAACCATCGGGTCCTGGCCACGAGCTGGGAGCACTGGGAAGCGGCCCTCCACGCGGACCATGGGACCCATGCCAAGGCCGTGATCACCACTTTTTGGGTGAGTTCTCTTCAGAAGCACAAGTCCATTCTAGTTTCATGAATGATTTAactcatggcttcttccattcttgtttcgtgcatgattgtagaaattctatcgagttctcccggagcacagggccagagcggaccagatcgtgctgcgccaatgcaagaagaaggcccgccagatgcagtacgaggtgcgctatgtggccatctcgacataccatcacgactatcttggtgtgaagatgaccaaggaagacgcgcggaggatgggcattaccttggagagggacgagttcttgaaggtaagtataaaagatttttcattatgctttcattaccttgtggtacatttcaccgtttcgtgttgacatgccattatgctttcattatgtaggtgttaccaaattggtgttatggaaaagacgagtcctgggcggcattggtggatctttggtgtgatgaggctggagcctgggcggctatgagagtcaaaaacaaggctaaccgagggaaggagggagtacatgctcagggaaaccgaaaccactatctccacaaggcagttaatgtatgactaaccccattaaacattcttcttcttctatttaccATTACTTTCTTATGTATGACTAACCTCTGTTTGGTGGTGCAGGAGGAGAAACTGAAGCGGCCGCTCTCACACATGCAGGCGTGGGAGATCGCCCATACGCGGAAGGACCCCAAGCCTGGCGAGCCCAAGTACTACGGCAAGAAGACCGCGCATAGGAAGAAGGCCTACTCCGATGGGTATCTGGCGTTACATCCTGACACACCTCACCCCATTGCGGCGGATCTGGACGAAAGGGTGGTGGTGGGCATGGGGCCGAAGGAGCACAGTCGGGAGGCGGTTCTCGGTGCTGTGATCACTCCTACTATCTCCTACACACAGCTCCGTCGGATGGACCCGACCCTGAGCCAGCGCACGAGCACGCCCATGAGCAGTGCACCATCACTGTCCCTCTTTCAGGAGCAGCAAACTGTAAGTATTTTCCCTTTTATCTTCATTGCTCACTTTATTTTCCGCATTTAGTAGTTTTATGAGTTTCATCATGTCATCCTGTAGGCCTACATGGAGTACACACGccaggagaccatggcgtggcacgaccgccttcatgcataccatcagcagagggatcgccagatgcagcacgcttttcaggaaatggcggccggcaggtgtcctcaatggccatcagcagagggtcctccagcacaaccaacgttgctgacctttgaggagtttgtggcacagaacgctggcccctcgccggttagttcatccccaatctattcactcaaagcatatcatgcctttcaacacagtcatatatcccgttaatatgtcttttcaacatccagggaaccggtggatcaaccgttggcggtggtcttcgcagcactcccgagtcacggagcccgaccactccgatccatggaggcggaggcggaggtggaggcggtcTTGGCGGTAGCGCTGCCGCTAGCAGTGACGACCTGGGCTTCAGCGGTCTTGGCGGTGACGACCTCCGCGGTGCTCGACGTCCTGGCGCTTAAGCCTTTTGGTTACTTGTGTGCTTATGCTTATGTATCTTTAGATGACTTGTGTGTGGTGATGATGATAAACTTGTGGTCTTTGATGGTCCTTTAGATGACTTGCGTGCTTCTTTATATGCTTATGCTTATCTTTATGTTGATTATGATGATGCTTATGCATATATTGTTGTGATGGTGACGGATGATACTTAGATGTGTTCTATATGTCTATTTCCATCATATATATCTGCTGATATGTGTTGTATATCTGAATTGAATTGATttgaaaacaaacagaaaaaagaaaaaaaaatcaaatacaaacggccgtcggcatagggctgGCCAGAGCGCCCAGTTGCTGACGCGtggcatctatgccgacggctaggccgttggcatagatttaaactaagccgacggccaggccgtcggcatagatgccaCGCGTCAGCAACTGGGCGCTCCTTGGGTaagcctatgccgacggcctcgcCATCGGCATAGATTTAAACtaagccgacggccaggccgttgGCATAGATGCCACGTGTCAGCAACTGGGCGCTCCTTGGGTaagcctatgccgacggcctcgccgtcggcatagatttaaACTAAGCCGACGGCAGCCGTCAGCATAGATGAGCCACGTGGCGAGCAGCGGTTGGTCGTCACTTGACGGCGGCCGCCGTTAGACGGGAACGTtgccgacggccagggccgtcggcatagatataCGAACACCGTCGGGATAGatcctatgccgacggcctttctatgccgacggcctcccGGGCTGGGCCGACGGATATGTTGCCAACGgccctatgccgacgggggccgtcggcataggcatGTCCCGACGGCATAtcagggctatgccgacggccctcgCCGTCGGCGTAGGGTGCGATTCCAGTAGtgacaccttccattgcatactcAGGAGCCATATAACCACTGTTTGATCATTTTAATTACAAGAGGTGTCTAATGGGAATTAAACTTGCTGAAAACACAATATGGGTTTTTAAATGGATACTCACTATGTTCCAACAACGTGTTGGGTAGTTATCGCCAAAGATCCTCGCCATACCAAAATCTGCTATCTTGGGTTTAAATTCTGCATCTAACAAAACATTTGCAGCTTTGAGGTCTCTATGAATTATGGTGAACCTTGAGTCTTCGTGAAGATACCGAAGTCCCTTTGCAACCCCTTTGACTATACGAAACTGTGTCGCCCAATCCAACAACAATTTTCTCGACTCATCTAAAAATAGAAACAAATGTAAGAAACAAAATCAAGTTGTCATAGAAATCATGGTTTGTTATTAGAATACACACCAAAAAGGGTAGCATCTAAGCTCTTATTTGGCAGATACTCGTATATCAGGAGCTTTTCATCTTCCTCACTGCAGCATCCAAGAAGCCGAACCAAGTTTCTATGTTGCAATTTGGCAATTAGAATTACTTCATTCGTAAATTCTTTTGTTCCTTGTTGAGAATCTCTACTTAGCCTCTTGTTGCAACTTCTTGACCACCTAACATTCCCTACAGAAATATAGTGATAATCTTATACTTACTTTGTAGTATGAAAAAATTAGCTCTCTTTATTAGAATTAATCCTAGGAAAGAACATATTTAATGAGTTACCTTGTATACTTTACCAAAGCCTCCCCGTCCAATCATGCATGTCTCGGAGAAATTGTGGGTTGTGAAGGCAATTTCTTCTAATCTTACAAATGGAAATTCTTGATCATGGGGAGAGTTTTCTTCTTCAAATTTATCGGAGATACTCATACCCTCCAACCTTATATTCTTTTGCGTTGTCCCTTTCTTGTTCTTGCCTGCTCCCATAATGTTAAAAGTGACTACATCTCTAA
This genomic window contains:
- the LOC141022996 gene encoding uncharacterized protein is translated as MQYEVRYVAISTYHHDYLGVKMTKEDARRMGITLERDEFLKVLPNWCYGKDESWAALVDLWCDEAGAWAAMRVKNKANRGKEGVHAQGNRNHYLHKAVNAWEIAHTRKDPKPGEPKYYGKKTAHRKKAYSDGYLALHPDTPHPIAADLDERVVVGMGPKEHSREAVLGAVITPTISYTQLRRMDPTLSQRTSTPMSSAPSLSLFQEQQTFYEFHHVIL